aaacagagaaaatttgaaatgctaaaaataaatgtatgattgttttatgtttcttgatgttttagAATAATTTTAATTGATTCATTTTAGTTTCTGAGCTCCAACTCTATTGTGTAAAATTTGTGTCGTGATGCATCAACATAAGTCAACCATCTTAAGGAAATATTCAACttcaaacatattttacatttaacattttttcctGTATGGAATTAACTGTTTACACTAACAGAAGTTTATcaccaaaaattaataaattagaaattaaaattaaatagattCTTTTgtactcaagcaaacaggagtagaaattattaaaaaaaataattcaggtAATAAATAAGCGGGCCAGATATAACAGCTATTCATATGTAAAACAATTTGTTTTATGCTAAATTTAGTCCTTTTACTTTATATCAGAACATATTTAAGTCTAAagaatgacttttttttaaactaacaaCAGGAACAGAAACGTTCATGTCCTGCTTTTACTAAAGAGAATAAATTGCTGTATTGGCACCaatgttttaaagctccagtgggaAGTTTTTGACAGGTACTGAAATCGACTGAAACTAACAGATCTGTGTCTTTTTAAGCTAAACAGACCAAAACAGACCATAATAATCAAGACGGTCATTTATATCTGATATTTTTATTGTCTGTATGTAAGGAGTAAGACAAAAAGTTTGACTGCCAAAAGCAGTGAACACTCAGTAAAAGATACCATCAGCTGTCAAACAAGCAGGATGAGATATTCCGATAATGAACATTAATTACCCCAAATCACAGACAAGGTTGtccaaagggggcgccaaaatgaacccagagttcctcacaggagccaaaaaaaaccaacctaacttgttttcttcagtgtgtttgtttatcatcAGTTGAAATAGTGTCCTtcattaagtatttttcttaaccctcctgtgaggaacttctgctttgtgttgaatttggcgccccctgtggacaaagaggtaCATCTGACCTCTTTGCTTATCTTGTCCTTTATGTgagtaaatatgtttttttttcttaaaaaaaaaagtcctcctGCTGTCCTTTGACAATCCAACACATCACTTACACAATAAGTGATAAAAACCCATAATAACTTAAATATGAAATTATATTTTACAGATCATACAGAGACACTAATTTAaagttcagtctgtttcacacaAAAACAGGAGCTTTAGAAAAAACAGGGAACATAAATAATAGACAGTGTAGACGGAGAAGCATCTTGGATATAATAAGTAAAATGATATTTATGAACCtctgggtcttttttttttggtgtgtgaTATATTTAGCCACGAAAACATGACATCATCTGTTCGTTCAGAGAGATGAATGAGTTCACTCTTGGTGTAATTCGGAGGGCGAGACGTCTATAGTTTATTTGAGGTCCTTCTGATCACTGTTGTCTgagttaagttgttttttttaagcagctgAATAAGAAGTAAAAACTGTATCTGTATCAGTTCCCTCACGTTATGATTTAAAAGTAGAGATTGTGTTACTTTTAGAGGAGCTAATAACCTGGGTGTAGATCATAATCTCCTCTGTGAATCGATCATGTTCTCACTGTGTATTTCTGAGGTTGTAGAGAATCCTGGATGTTTATACTCGGCAGTAAGAAGCTGAAGCAGGTGAAACAATGAAATGTTGATCTGTCTGAGGTTTAATCGCTGAGAGTAAACCAGAGCTGCAGTTTGTACCCTGTAATCCCAAACATGTCACACTGTCATTAAACCGCCTGATGTTGTCCTCGAGTTTACTCTGCTCAGCAGGACGAACAAAACAGCTCGACTGGGAGATTTTTAACCTGCTggcatgaggagaggaagagttaGGGAGCTTCAGGGAGATCGAGATGTACAAACTGTGATAAGGACTTCATGATGCTGGAAAAGGGGGTCTGACTGTAGAGGGGTCTGACTGTAGAGGGGTCTGACTCCAGAGGGTCTGACTCCAGAGGGTCTGACTCTAGAGGGTCTGAATCCAGAGGGTCTAACTCAAAGGGTCTGACTCAAAGGGTCTGACTCTAGAGGGGTCTGACTCCAGAGGGTCTGTCTCCAGAGGGTCTGTATCCAGAGTGTCTGTTCCTAGAGGGTCTGACTCCAGTGGGTCTAATTCTAAGGGGGTCTCACTCTAGAGGGTCTGACTCCAAAAGGTTTGATTCCAGTGAGTCTGACTTTAGAAGATCTGACTTTAGAAGGTCTGACTCTAGAGGATTTGACTCTAGAGGGTCTGAGTCTGAGGGGGTCTGACTCCAGAGGGTCCGACTTCAGAGGCTCTGATTCTAGGGGATCTCACTCTAGAGGATCTGACTCAAGAGGGTCTGTCTCCAGAGTGTCTGTTCCTAGAGGGTCTGACTCCAGAGGGTCTAATTCTAAGGGGGTCTCGCTCTAGAGGGTCTGACTTTAGAAGGTCTGACTTTTGAAGGTCTGACCCTAGAGGATCTGACTCTAGAGGGTCTGATTCTAGAGGGTCGGACTACAAAAAGTCACACTTCAGAGGGTCTGACTCTCTTCTCTTCAGTCCAGCAGGCCAGCTTCCTGCTCAGAGCGGCTCTGCTCTCCGTCCTGTTGCTTGGCCCCCAGCAGGGAGCGTCGGACTCGGACGAGGACGTCCTGACGGAGTGGGAGATCTGGAAGCTCAGTAATGGAGTCAGCTACGATGAACTGGTGAGACCGGCTCCTCATGTGAACATTGATATTAAtatactgtgctctcattggcTGTGATGTGATGTTTGTCATTGTGCAGGACGACCTGCAGAGACGAGCCATCTGGGAGGAGAACAAACGGATCATCGAGAACAACAATCAGGGGTTCATGATGGGATGGAGGCCGTTCACCATGCTCATGAATAAATACGGAGACCTGGTGAGGATTTCCCTCCGACTTCATCTCAGCTCATCTCTCTAGCTGACACTGAGTGTTGATTTGAAATGATACAGATAAAGAAAGCTTTGACGGTTTGTTGCAATTAGGTAGTGACAGTATTCCTATCAGCCTCTCTGCaggtcaaattaacattttattccaCCGTAAAGTCTCAACATTAGCCTGCTTTCCATCATAACTCACCCTAAACTCAACATTGTCAGTAAccacttagcttagcttagcctGAAGACTGGAAACAGGTGATACTGGTGTCCAGAAGGTCGCTGCCCTCAACCATCTACCAggaactctgctgctctgtgttctTCATTTGTAGACCAGACAGGAGTACCAGGTGCTACAAGGCGCCATGATCGACGCCCAGTTTGTGAAGCGAGGGAAGACCGTCTCTGCTCAAAAGCTGCGAAACAACGCCCGGAAGTTTGACAGCTGGTTTGTGGACTACAGGACTCTGGGTTACGTGACTGAAGTGAAAGACCAGGTAAGAAACCGCTGAGCTCACCTTGAGATGGTTCCATCCAGTCTGAGTAGTGGACACCTTCAGATGTGCCGTGTTACTCACAGGGTTACTGCGGCTCCTGCTGGGCCTTCAGCACTACAGGGGCCATTGAGGGACAAGTCTTCAAGAGGACAGGCCAGCTGGTCTCTCTGAGCGAACAGAACCTGGTGGACTGCTCCAGAACCTACGGTACCTACGGCTGCAGCGGCGCCTGGATGGCCAACGCCTACGACTACGTGGTTAACAATGGGCTGATGTCGACCAGCTCGTACCCGTACACGTCTGCGGTGAGGCTCGGTCTGCGGTCAGGACGTTAAACTCTTCACTGTTTGGATCCTAACCTGTCTTTAACCTCTCTTCAGGACACTCAGCCGTGTTACTACGACAACAGACAGGCGGTCGCTCACATCAAGGACTACAGGTTCATCCCTAAAGGAGACGAGCAGGCGCTGGCTGACGCTGTGGCAACCATTGGACCAATCACAGTTGCCCTGGATGCAGATCATTCAAGCTTCCTGTTCTACAGCTCAGGTCTGTTATCTGAACATATCCTCCTCTATAGAAGCATTGTGCCTCCAATTCTGccaaaatctttaaaataattccccCTGTAGAGTGTGTGCTAATagaaaaatgagctattcagacctaaacctgttttttgaaccaggctgtaaacatgttagtttctgctgtaaagatcggctttttgaatgggtgtgtatgtgacttcttgAGCTTTTAGAgtcagccttaagtggacactctaggtactgcagtttttggcacctctgcatctgtttcatttctcaagactggaagttgccacttggttttatATAATCTGACCGGTGTTCTGTCGAGTTTTGCTGCACATTTATGTAAGATTTCAGGAGATGTGTATCTTGGTATTTCTTCCTCTGCAGGGATTTACGAAGAGTCCAGTTGTAACCCGAACAACCTGAGCCACGCCGTGCTGCTGGTGGGGTACGGctcagagggagggaaggacTACTGGATCATCAAAAACAGGTCTGAACAAACTTCTTCTGTAGCTACACTAGTCTTTCATGTTGGATCTGTAGAGGTGTTTATATCTGTTGTGatgtctcttctcttttcttcttagCTGGGGCTCCAGTTGGGGAGAAGGCGGCTACATGCGGATGATCCGTGACGGCTCGAATACGTGTGGCATCGCGAGCTACGCTTTATATCCTGTTATGTGATTCTGGATGCTAATGCTAACTCTGCTGATGGACTGCCATCAGGTCATTCCGTCACAGTCCTCGTTGTCTCTAAAGCACTCCTGTCGTCCGTGTTTTCTAAACTTTCCTGAGACTCTATTCTTTTGTTCAAAGACTCAAACCAGCCTTAAATAACTCACCGATTCTCTCAGGGATGAAGTCTTAACACGCCCCGCTCTGTTAGCCTTCAGACCTCACAGATTACAAAACAAGTTTCTATAATTAAAGACTGTTACTTTGACCCAAGCAGGCGCACACTCCTCcttaaattaatacaaaaataaaatacaataagcTCAGAAGTGAAGCTGCACGCCCATAGAGGTCTGACCACAGCATCATTTAAAAAGGTAGAACTATGCAGGAGGTCGTCCGGCCCCCTGTGCAACCAGAGTCCAACGCTGCAGTATTACTTTAGCCTAAACCATTATCTCTCCGGTGAACATGACTGAGAAGGGTTTACAGTCACAGTTTGGGGCAGTGGTGTAGCTCTGTGGTTAAACATGCGCCCCatggctgtgttcctgcaggcaggcGGTCCAGATTTAACAACTACCATTGGCCTTTTGCAGCaagtcatcccccactctctctttctgtttctcactCTATCCACTGTTCTGTCTCTCAGTTAAGGTAAACATGCCCATAaataatagataataaataaaccaaaaacaGTCACTGTCAGGTCAAGGAAAAGATCATAGTTTGACTAAAATACTCATCTGTCGACTTTGTTGATGTCAGATTAATCCCCTAGGTTGCTGCACAGCTGGGTAGAATAAAATCCATTTTATGATAGTTTAGAAGTTattttgtctttatgatattCTGATGTTCAGTTTGAAAAATGATCACAAATCAGGGAAAACTTATCTGAAAACTTGCAGGTACTTGCAGCCACgctggagataaagttgtaaaGAGTATCTTCATGTGAATGATGATGCACAAACTCATATAACTAAATCATATAAAGtctatatttaattaaaaatagttCAAAGACAACGTAtcagatgttgaaactgaagaatgttctttaaagttcatcactGTATCCACAAACTCAGgttcaaactgaaccatgcaaagaggaaaccgtatataaacctgatccagaaccacagagacttctttGGATCTGAGCCTGTTTAAGATGGAcagaggggaagtggaaaactgtcctgtggtctgggGATCATAAGaatccatggcatgggtagcttccacatctgtgaaggctccattaatgctgaacaatacatacaggtttaggagcaacatatgctgccatccagacaatgacgtcttcaggaagaccttacatatttcaccaAGACAaggccaaaccacattctgcatggattacaacagcatggctctgtagtagaagagtccaggtgctgaactggcctgcctgcagtcctgactagtcccccattgaaaacattaaaTACGACAAAAGAGACCCttaactgttgagcagctgaaatcctctatcagggaagaatgggacaacatttcactttaaagtccagaacctggtctcctgggttcaccaacatttACAGACTGTTGTTCAAAGAAGAGCTTATGAACACAACGTAAACACCAAGTCTCAAACCATGTTTTAGTTTCAACATTAGATATGTTGTCTTTACACtactttcaatcaaaccagGCTCCTTGATAAGGATCAAAACAACATCTTCAGAAGACACCTCTTTAGTAGTCTGGAGGGTTTGCCAAAGAATGTCAGGAAGGATCTCCATGCTTCATTAGATTTCCTTTCAGCTATTTTCTGGCTCAGGTTGATCAGTACGTCTCCAATAAAAGCTACAAGTTTTCCACCCGACTGACAAGCTTTCCAGAACCCGGCCAAGTGAGGGCAGAACCGAGACATGTGCACCAGTGTTGTATCGACAACTGTGGGGTTTATTTGTGGAAACATGCATAAGAATGTCAGAGAACACAACATACGCATGTACTatttactttgtccacagggggcgctacaatcaacacaaactgaaagttcctcactggagctttaaaaaatcATCAAGTCAAAATGAGAACGTCGACATCAAAGTACAGAGAAGCTCTAGAGCTGCTGTGACTTAAAACCTGATCTTGACTTTTTAGGGTGTTAGCTCATTAGCTTGTTAGCTCATTAGCTTGTTAGCTCTTGAGGTGTCCTGACATCAACAGGGTTATGTTACACCTTTTCGTGTTATCGTCACTCATAGCTACAGTTTCTTCCGATCTATAAGATACAAAATCCTGCTGAAACACAAGTTATAATTCATCACCAAAATGCAATACTATTAATTTTGTAAACTTTTATAccacataaaacaaatcaaGGTGCACTTACACTCAGAAGAAACTGAATGATCTTTTTTTAACCCCTCAGACTGAAAACTTTCTCATGTTATCCCAGTTTGTTGTTCTCAGTagacaggaaagagagaggatgtgTTTCGAGGTACTGATGGTGTTTTTTGTGGACATGCATTCAAAGTTTCAGTCTTTCTTGGTGCCTTCAGTGTTCTCCTCACTGTGAGTTTGTTTGAGACTGATCAAATAAAAAGAAGCTCTGTATTTTCATTGCAAAGATATTTCTTCTTTGTTCTTGTGGCATGGTCTTCATTGTTTTCTATCTTTATAAACTACATGAGAATAAAACAGTGAacatttcctctgtgtgtgtccctcGCTCTGTTCTACACATCTTTCCTCCTGACCCGTCTGTGCGCCCAGACTGTGAAGACACACCTCTGAACCTTGATCCTCTGTATTAACCCACACACATGAGCTCTCACTGTATTTATGTCATAAAGGTTTCTGTAGCAGTTCTCACATAAACAGCTCCAAGGTTCACCTGCTCTTGAGTTCACCTGGTTTGAGGAGGAGAAGGCGGAGCTacctgagagagagggacagttATTCATTGCTGCACTCACATGGCGTCCTGACTAACTAAAGATGCACTTGTTGAAGATATTTGTGTCCTTCAGTGTGGTGTGGTGGTTTTTGATTTGCTCGGCTCTGCTTTGTTCTGCTTCTGAGAAATCTTCAAAATGTCGGGATGACAGAAAAACTCAGATCCATCAGAAGATCCAGAGCACGAGACGGACCTGTGATCCTTCATCCAGCAGTAACACAGCAGGTGTCACTCAGGTAAGGTAGACGTTTGTTGGGTTTTCTGTACAGTGGAGCAAAAACAACGtcaaggaaacaaaaacatactcTTAACTGTTCAGATGTGAGAGTGTGAAGCTACTTTTAACTTCAGTGGACGATGAGGTACGATTTAAAATGCAGTGACCAACAGGATGCTTGGCTTATTGATAGAAATAGGATGACGTTTTCTGTAGGCGGGTCTTCCTGTTAAGAAGGGGCCATGAGGCTCCTCCAACCAATGAATGAAGAGAATGAAGGGATCTTATTtcaactgtaaaaataaaaaaaataaacagactaTTCAAGCTATAAAAATGATTAGAAACATCCAAATATCTGTTAAGTCTTCAATAAATTTACATAATAAACACCAAGCTTGATTTAATCTGACTTTggcttaaaataaatgaacaaaataaacatcctcTCCCATCCCAAGTTCAAACTTGGTGTATTCCAGATTGCAAACACCTGGGGAAGCATGGGGCATTTAAGTCTGCGTGTTCATGAGAGCACCGTCCTGAACCTCAACTGCCAACCAACACTACCTTCTCTGTTCGCTGAAATATTTAGAGTACGGGTAACAACTTCAGAAGAGAAACAAGTGAAATTCTTCCCTCAAGATATGTCTGTTAAATAAACGCTGTCATTACATTACAGGAAAGAGCGCCCGTTCATTTGTTGgtactgagtctcagtttcactgtaaacagttccacagaggcttcactctggcttccttcagcggtatgaacctgaaacagaaactgatgttcttgtaattaacgggtcttaagtttgctgaaataacaacatcatgatgcagtcAAAAggcaaaagtcaagctttgtcaggtctgtcctcaagaggaggaaaacactacttttataATGTTTACTTGTTCAATGGAGGTCTaagaaagaggattagagacactgatgttttttttttagctctgaccttcttcacggaatgttccatttgttctcagaattctagaacacctgcttcCCACCCTGacggtgggatccatcatttctgatgtgttccaggaagtcaggaaatctaaacgctgattgtctttagtgacacagcatcaagcagatttgtgtctcagtgtaaatgtttgatctagaacagattgttagctgctcttcatgcagatatctgtttatagagagaaagaaatgataCCCAACATGTCGTTTAATAAAAAGAAACGTGTTGTTCATAAATACTCGATGGTCCTGCAGCTGactcttcacctctctgtgtgttcacaGAGGTGCAGCTCTGGTTTCTACAGAGATACAGACGGACCACACAGAGGTCAGTGTGTGCCGTGCAGCTGCAACGGACTCTCTGATGAGTGTGACAAGCGAACAGGGAACTGTGTGGTTGgtttcacacacacttaaaaaaattgTTCTAGAATACAGGAAGGTTGTGGTATTTGTTGatcatgttgttgatgttgtgttttgtgtatctgtatcagagctgtcagtcaaacacCTCTGGAGATCACTGTGACCGCTGTAAAGAGGGTTACTATGGAAGTGCAGCCAACAGGACCTGCAGAGCCTGCCCGTGTCCCTTTACCTGGAACAAGTCAGCCTCTATTTTTACAAACGTTCCCTGAGTTTTTTCTGCTTCAGGTTGAAcatcctcttccttctctctgcagctttgcgTCGGCCTGTCTGGACATCGGCTCAGGTGTGGTCGAGTGTTTGTGTAAACGTGGTTACAGTGGAGCCAGGTGTGAGAGGTGTGTCTGATAGATTTCATGATAGTTAcctgtgcacaaacatgcagcatCCTAAAATATGACACTCAAAAACtacctttccttcctttttcctaaGATGTTCCTTTGGTTATTATGGAAACCCAGCAGAGCCTGGAGGCCGCTGCAGACCCTGCAACTGCAAAGACGGCGCCTTGAATGTTTGTGATTCCCTGACTGGAGGTAAATGTTTATTCATACAAAAATACACATGAATCAAACATAACATGAATAGTTGTAATAGTGTCAGGACAGTCTGAGTCTAActgatcatgtgacctgtgGTTTTACAGAGTGCATCTCCTCTGGTGACAGCGGCTGTGGGGATCACTGCCACGGTGAGTTTGAGTTATGAAGAGTTATCAAAGGAAGAGAAAGTCCTTTAAGAAGTTTAATAATTCATTTGATATTTTTACTGAATTACCTGACAGAGTGTGATGATTGCATGGTAACCGTACTGCTGGATTTGGACAACATGGATGATATCTTGACTCAGCAGAACCAGCAGAACATCTCTGACAGTCCTGGTTTACTCTCCAGACTGAAACACCTGCAGGTCAACGTCTCTGAGACTAAGGTACCAAAGAGTCCTGCAGGgtttatgatacgatatgataaaatatgatacaacacaataagatacaatatgagaCGATACAAAATGTAACGTTACGTCATGTTACGATAGGATATATTATACGATACAAACGTGACATCATGTTaccatatgatacgatacaaaatgTTGTGTTACGTCATGTTAtcatatgatacgatacgaaatgTGTTACGTcatgttacgatatgatacgataaaaAATGTTACGTTACGTcatgttacaatacgatacaatatgatacctcATGTTATTATACAATAGGATAtgacacacacaatacacagaGCACCTTACCGGGGAAGTTTCTGTGCATATTTAGCttgttaatttcgttaacgaaaagtatgacgataaatgtttgtcaacgaccattttttcatgacgaaaaaaACACTAAGATGCGCtaaactgcatcactgataataaaaactctgacgaatgtatgtttacatttcgttgacgagacgatcacaagacaaaaacattagTGGCGGATCAtcggacattcaaaatccatgtttcccccactgtgcgtctaatctttagaaataaaagtgattaattcctgtgacaggctgagttattaactgaggggctcagtgttagcttggtctctacctgcagcaggtgtgctttatgaaccagctctcctcacctccatgcatttGTCTCATCTTCATCGAGGATTTTTACCTCCCGGTGTGCgatagtgacaaagacacaaccaggggacgtctttttgccgctattaccgtaaaaagctccgcgtctacagcttgatttgttccagttggggatacatcagacacatttagtaagttttgatcaactccttgtcatcaaagatgcagatgcatttcagagtgccatgaactgactcactgtccagtgcctctgtcgctgtgaggtgcattcagggaccattGTAAAAGTGCAAAACAATCCTTATATTGTGtttatggcatttttatttgaatcaagagaatcaaaatatcttacAATTGTTACAATTGTTAGAATAATTGTTACAATTGTTACAATATATACAATATCTTCATATCTTCATAGtagtcacatcaagaatgtttcctttttacttttttagcagttagaggctaaatcatttaacttaagatattacacaaaagtgttaaaagagtgaaatattgactatttgaacacttggtaaccctgctactgatatctgatcgactacatgaattattttaaagagagaaaatgttttgccaaaaatcaaagactaaaatctgactaaaactagactaacatgttttgagtttttgtcgactaaaactagactaagactaaaaagggctgaaaagactaaaatgtaactaaaactggcattttcgtctaaagactaacactaaatctaaaatagccgccaaaattaacactattCCACAGCAGTGTTTACAAACGAaacaatgaaacacaaacaacaatccacatgtaaacaaagaaagCTCATACGAGGACAACCACAGACAGCTTGAACTGCAATCTGTTTTTTAAGACACAATGTAAAGAGGAGTGAAATACAGCCTCaagatacatttaaaatctGATTAAGGTCAGTAAATAGTacgattttaaaatgttatgccTCTGTTTGTAATCCTGAACTGACTTTTAAAACATTAGTTATTAAAAAGATGAAGTTGTATCACACAGaggtttctctcctcttttgtcCTGCAGACTTTGGTTAAGACGTTTGTTGCGGCTGTGAAACGTTTGGAGCCAGAGGTAGAACATTTGGAGACAGGCGAGGATGCTGATGAGGAAGATCTCAGTCAGCTGATTGAAGAGGTACCTGATTTTGAAGTTGTTTAGCTGAGACAGAGATGATTTAACTTTCTTCTACTTAATGCAAAGGTAAAGCACAGGCACTGATGTGGACAACTTGACATTATTTCCACTCTATCTCAGACACGTGGAGGTGAATCAGATGTGAAGAGGTTGATGAAGAATGTGAGAGGAACAAAGTTAAAGGGGGAGGATCTTCTGTTAGAAGCTGAAGCTCTTCTCACAGCGACACAAGGTACACAACTTAAACACCAATAAACACATGTTTACACTGACAGAACAGACTGAAAGTCAAATCAACATCAAAGATATTTAAGTATCAACATCCACATTCATGTTGCTGTTTCTGCCTGAGACTTAGAGAAGCTTAAAGAACTTTATTACTCACCGTGTCTCCGTCAGATTTGATCAACCAGCAGCTGACTGAGGTGAAACCTGGAGACGGAGTTGTGATGATGAAGGAGGCTCAGCTGAAGGTGcaggaagtgagagagagaagctgcagagctcagagagagagagcagacagagagcaggagaacGCACACACACGTGAGCAGGTTTTTATTAAAGGTGTTTTTGTTCCTGgtgcagagaaaataaagaagaaaagaagtgaTCCTCACATGCAGCCCTGAAGATGAGGTTAGACTCAGAGTCTTCATCTTCTCCACAGTGACTGATGTGATCATGAGTGACATAGCGCTCCGTGTGGATGAGTTAAATCAGGCAGCAGACTCCTCTCTGAGGGagatcacagagctgctgtcagaAGCTGAGGGTGCAGTGAGCAGGATGGGAAGCCTCAACATGAAAAGCATTGCTGCTCTTCAACGTCTGGAGGTGATATCACACTCGAGTGATGTGCAAGAGGATTTACTGCAGAGTCATAATGATGTCTGTTCATCTTTCAGCATCTCAGATCTCAgctgcagagggaaaaaaacactgtccAACCTGTGACAGATGTGAGCAAAGATCTCCTGAAAAACATCACCGGTCTTTTCTTCACGCTCGAGGAAATCAAAAAAGTAAGcaggctccttttttttttatcacaacaTGAAAGGAGAAACTTTTGGAGCACAACAAAACCAAGTTCCTTGTGTGTGAATTGCAGGAATTTGAGACTCATGCAGCTCAGACAGACGGAGCCAAACTGGAGCTCCTTCAGAAGCTAAATAACATCCACACTTTGGGGAAGGTGGAGGCGGTGATGAAGGCTGAGCAGCATGCtgaggagctctgcagagaggcagcagagatCCAGCAGTGAGTAAAAGCAGAGGAGGTAGTGATGTTTGCAgaacaaaatttaaataaagacattaacacATCATGCTGCATGTTTCTGCAGAGCGCTTCTCGATGCTTCCAGCTTCCTGAAGAAGGCAGAAGAGGCAGCGAATCAGAGCAGAGCATCTGCTGACGAAGCCTCAAAGGTGACTCGTTCAAAACAC
The genomic region above belongs to Notolabrus celidotus isolate fNotCel1 chromosome 2, fNotCel1.pri, whole genome shotgun sequence and contains:
- the cts12 gene encoding cathepsin L1, with protein sequence MGTDQNHTHAVQQASFLLRAALLSVLLLGPQQGASDSDEDVLTEWEIWKLSNGVSYDELDDLQRRAIWEENKRIIENNNQGFMMGWRPFTMLMNKYGDLTRQEYQVLQGAMIDAQFVKRGKTVSAQKLRNNARKFDSWFVDYRTLGYVTEVKDQGYCGSCWAFSTTGAIEGQVFKRTGQLVSLSEQNLVDCSRTYGTYGCSGAWMANAYDYVVNNGLMSTSSYPYTSADTQPCYYDNRQAVAHIKDYRFIPKGDEQALADAVATIGPITVALDADHSSFLFYSSGIYEESSCNPNNLSHAVLLVGYGSEGGKDYWIIKNSWGSSWGEGGYMRMIRDGSNTCGIASYALYPVM
- the lama3 gene encoding laminin subunit alpha-3 — protein: MHLLKIFVSFSVVWWFLICSALLCSASEKSSKCRDDRKTQIHQKIQSTRRTCDPSSSSNTAGVTQRCSSGFYRDTDGPHRGQCVPCSCNGLSDECDKRTGNCVSCQSNTSGDHCDRCKEGYYGSAANRTCRACPCPFTWNNFASACLDIGSGVVECLCKRGYSGARCERCSFGYYGNPAEPGGRCRPCNCKDGALNVCDSLTGECISSGDSGCGDHCHECDDCMVTVLLDLDNMDDILTQQNQQNISDSPGLLSRLKHLQVNVSETKTLVKTFVAAVKRLEPEVEHLETGEDADEEDLSQLIEETRGGESDVKRLMKNVRGTKLKGEDLLLEAEALLTATQDLINQQLTEVKPGDGVVMMKEAQLKVQEVRERSCRAQRERADREQENAHTLTDVIMSDIALRVDELNQAADSSLREITELLSEAEGAVSRMGSLNMKSIAALQRLEHLRSQLQREKNTVQPVTDVSKDLLKNITGLFFTLEEIKKEFETHAAQTDGAKLELLQKLNNIHTLGKVEAVMKAEQHAEELCREAAEIQQALLDASSFLKKAEEAANQSRASADEASKDVKEGGIVDRAAELKADSEDLWKDDKKTQRDYDLLSDSVKTHQDKLKKQKGKGDSLWTGIMTVSDNLENIRRDDTDALINSAKTSVSASNSSVSDVTESLSRVRQEVDRITVNSDDMVTEAERSLMKLKTALPVLRDQISQVESLSRTAPPGGNMTETIQRIRVIIEETRSFVKRIQAPAGQRCRPPSAQRAEYQLLHEHSWLSYTLPQQDLNHRPHFSINIKTKSTKGLILHAAGKGPVPLLALFIANGKIKMSLGYDRIIHHKQKSNDGHWHRVEFSVERSSFHLLVDGIRVTDGRLPHDEGLSLDLMNPVYLGRDPTGRTTKGHSIPVDSVVGCVREFKMNEEVVGEPEGRHKTLPCSDGLTETGMYFGGGHIFKDHFFTLSSEFKFSFELRPRHLTGLLLHAPGQKSSFSVFLKENKVGVRVKDGRHDVSLSVTPPDSLCDGKFHLLTVSRQHGVIKLEVDSSSEQRDFPYTLTSKPSPETLYIGGSSHKHRLPVSSLFIGCLRDVTLNGLPVSFESGSTVVHPVSINGCPAE